A region from the Strix uralensis isolate ZFMK-TIS-50842 chromosome 24, bStrUra1, whole genome shotgun sequence genome encodes:
- the C24H1orf116 gene encoding specifically androgen-regulated gene protein — protein MPRKELGMAGCNSGSCDSMVSTTSNHSQRSDNSYDYLSVEEKECLMFLEETIGSLDAEADSGVSTDETDYMEPSKLPGTWPKRDSLPRDLENGAPPPSAGQQCAAEEKSGKSISAFSSSAPAAVPSPGYFSLPRSTTVANAQRANGASDGKATVRTVEPVPAGKSSQEMARLDHTNARSHMKSLESLIIQPPGPFQDNLVNHEWSRNNRSDAKKETAKETKTWNSQGQPEKSTLEEAPQDPDAKRGPPTAPKPRKLPPNIILKTSKNSPVPLTTEPSQKVKAPPPSSAGSANDATAEKVNSGHLDLKGREKARREALEKLGLSQDRREPSTHLQPTVHPQPREMPLPNPGEPESRCGAGERSAPGIRQMTFKSNTLERSGVGLSSYMASAKEQSVKTSSSLGKMSFIERLAPSFLRSSRPRPASLGTGKDFASLKEPGQVEQKSSKRRSHPLQNFPRPPRSCVSVKISPKGATDENRREALKKLGLLKE, from the exons ATGCCTAGGAAGGAGCTGGGGATGGCTGGCTGCAACTCTGGCAGCTGCGACAGCATGGTCAGCACAACCTCCAACCACTCGCAGCGT agtgatAACAGTTATGACTACTTATCTGTGGAAGAGAAAGAATGTTTGATGTTTTTAGAAGAAACTATTGGCTCACTGGATGCAGAAGCAGACAGCGGGGTCTCTACTGATGAGACCGACTACATGGAACCCTCCAAGCTGCCCGGGACGTGGCCCAAGAGAGACTCCCTTCCCCGGG ATTTGGAAAACGGGGCTCCCCCTCCGAGTGCAGGTCAGCAGTGTGCAGCTGAAGAGAAGAGTGGTAAGAGCATCTCTGCCTTCTCaagctcagctccagcagcagttCCAAGCCCAGGCTACTTCAGTCTTCCGAGGAGCACCACTGTAGCAAACGCACAGAGAGCAAACGGAGCTTCTGACGGCAAAGCGACTGTCCGCACAGTGGAGCCAGTGCCAGCGGGTAAATCTTCACAGGAGATGGCCAGGCTTGACCACACCAATGCGAGAAGCCACATGAAATCCCTGGAATCGTTGATTATCCAACCTCCAGGTCCCTTCCAGGACAACCTGGTTAATCACGAGTGGTCACGTAACAATCGCTCAGATGCCAAGAAGGAAACAGCCAAGGAGACCAAGACTTGGAATTCACAGGGCCAGCCAGAAAAATCCACATTGGAAGAGGCCCCTCAGGACCCTGATGCCAAGCGCGGGCCTCCAACTGCCCCCAAACCACGAAAATTGCCACCAAACATTATcctgaaaaccagcaaaaacaGCCCAGTGCCGCTCACCACTGAGCCCAGCCAGAAGGTAAAAGCACCACCTCCATCTTCGGCCGGCTCTGCCAACGATGCCACTGCTGAAAAGGTGAATTCAGGGCACCTTGACCTCAAGGGGAGGGAGAAAGCGCGGCGGGAGGCATTGGAGAAGCTTGGACTGTCACAGGACAGGAgggagcccagcacccaccttcAACCTACTGTGCATCCCCAGCCACGGGAGATGCCGCTCCCCAACCCCGGGGAGCCCGAGTCGcgctgtggggcaggggagcGGTCGGCGCCGGGTATCCGGCAGATGACCTTCAAATCCAACACCCTGGAGCGCTCCGGCGTGGGGCTGAGCAGCTACATGGCCAGCGCCAAGGAGCAGAGTGTCAAGACCAGCAGCTCCTTGGGTAAGATGTCCTTCATCGAGCGGCTCGCCCCGAGCTTCCTCAGGAGCAGCCGCCCCCGGCCGGCATCGCTCGGGACAGGGAAGGACTTTGCGAGTCTGAAGGAGCCCGGGCAGGTGGAGCAGAAGAGCAGCAAGCGGCGATCCCACCCGCTGCAGAACTTCCCCAGGCCTCCCCGCTCCTGCGTCAGCGTGAAGATTTCCCCCAAGGGCGCGACTGATGAGAACCGGCGAGAGGCACTGAAGAAGCTCGGTCTGCTGAAGGAATAG
- the YOD1 gene encoding ubiquitin thioesterase OTU1: MLRLRCKARSGTHPLPGLTAHSRLRDMQAALAALTGVPAPAQRLLLGFPPRSLDLSDGDRRLGDLGIHSGDTLIVEEDTSKPKTDSPVVAKRTMSNSVREAVPVLARRVVPADNSCLFTSVYYVVEGGVYDPGCAPEMRSLIAQIVASDPESYCEAVLGKTNREYCDWIRREETWGGAIEVSILSKFYQCEICVVDTQTVRIDRFGEDAGYTKRVLLIYDGIHYDPLERKIPDSDIPPQTIFSTTDDIVLAQALELADEARRKRQFTDVNRFTLRCMVCQKGLTGQVEAREHAKETGHTNFGEV, encoded by the exons ATGCTGCGGCTGCGCTGCAAGGCCCGGAGCGGCACCCACCCGCTGCCCGGCCTCACGGCCCACTCCCGCCTCCGCGACATGCAGGCCGCCCTGGCCGCCCTCACCGGCGTCCCCGCCCCGGCCCAGCGCCTCCTCCTCGGTTTCCCGCCGCGGAGCCTGGACCTCAGCGACGGCGACCGGCGGCTCGGCGACCTCGGCATCCACTCGG GCGATACTCTAATAGTTGAAGAGGATACGTCCAAACCCAAGACCGACTCGCCTGTAGTTGCAAAAAGAACGATGTCTAACTCGGTTAGGGAAGCCGTGCCTGTGCTTGCGAGGAGGGTGGTTCCGGCAGATAACTCCTGTCTCTTCACCAGTGTGTACTACGTGGTGGAGGGAGGTGTTTACGACCCGGGCTGTGCCCCAGAGATGCGCAGCCTTATAGCCCAGATAGTAGCAAGTGATCCCGAATCTTACTGTGAGGCAGTTCTAGGGAAGACTAACAGGGAGTACTGTGACTGGATCAGAAGAGAAGAGACTTGGGGAGGAGCCATCGAAGTGTCCATTTTATCCAAATTTTACCAGTGCGAAATCTGTGTGGTGGACACACAGACAGTCAGAATCGACCGTTTTGGGGAAGATGCCGGTTACACTAAGCGGGTCCTTTTAATTTACGATGGGATTCACTACGATCCGCTTGAGCGTAAAATCCCCGACTCGGACATCCCTCCCCAGACCATTTTCTCCACGACCGACGATATCGTTCTTGCACAAGCGTTGGAGTTGGCAGATGAAGCCAGGCGGAAGAGGCAGTTTACCGACGTGAATCGCTTTACGCTGAGGTGCATGGTGTGCCAGAAGGGACTGACTGGACAAGTGGAAGCCAGAGAACACGCCAAGGAGACTGGACACACCAACTTCGGAGAAGTGTGA